A genomic segment from Micromonospora echinaurantiaca encodes:
- a CDS encoding ECF subfamily RNA polymerase sigma factor, BldN family → MTTFGYAERPLGLTGPAARATVNERLAARGPVEDTGSLSVRGEGTSKRLRNRPHHNDPPPRPATPGGNAKPVGGRVAVPARPSMPAQSRRTGEPPAVADPSTTETAVLPAVPAAAPANTSTGYPSRPDPSDPATEVWALVERAQAGESEAFGLIYDRYVDTVFRFVYFRVGNRQLAEDLTSDTFLRALKRIGSFTWQGRDLGAWLVTIARNLVADHFKSGRYRLEVTTGDVLDADREDRGPEGSPEAAVVEHITNVALLSAVKQLNPEQQECIVLRFLQGFSVAETARAMGKNEGAIKALQYRAVRALARLLPDGFQP, encoded by the coding sequence GTGACGACCTTCGGCTACGCGGAGCGCCCCCTCGGTCTGACCGGTCCGGCGGCCCGCGCCACGGTGAACGAACGGCTCGCCGCCCGGGGCCCGGTGGAGGACACCGGGAGCCTCTCCGTACGGGGGGAGGGCACGTCGAAGCGGCTGCGCAACCGGCCGCACCACAACGACCCGCCACCCCGGCCGGCCACCCCGGGAGGAAACGCGAAGCCGGTCGGCGGCCGGGTCGCGGTCCCCGCCCGACCGTCCATGCCGGCGCAGAGCCGCCGCACCGGGGAGCCGCCGGCGGTGGCCGACCCGTCCACGACCGAGACGGCGGTGCTGCCCGCGGTGCCCGCGGCCGCCCCGGCCAACACCTCCACGGGCTACCCGAGCCGGCCCGACCCGTCGGACCCGGCCACCGAGGTCTGGGCCCTGGTCGAGCGCGCCCAGGCGGGCGAGTCCGAGGCGTTCGGGCTGATCTACGACCGGTACGTGGACACCGTCTTCCGGTTCGTCTACTTCCGGGTCGGCAACCGCCAGCTCGCTGAGGACCTCACCTCCGACACGTTCCTGCGCGCCTTGAAGCGGATCGGCAGCTTCACCTGGCAGGGCCGGGACCTCGGCGCCTGGCTGGTCACCATCGCCCGCAACCTGGTCGCCGACCACTTCAAGTCCGGCCGGTACCGGCTGGAGGTGACCACCGGCGACGTGCTCGACGCCGACCGCGAGGACCGGGGGCCGGAGGGCAGCCCGGAGGCGGCGGTGGTCGAGCACATCACCAACGTGGCCCTGCTCAGCGCCGTCAAGCAGCTCAACCCGGAACAGCAGGAGTGCATCGTGCTCCGGTTCCTGCAGGGCTTCTCGGTGGCGGAGACGGCCCGGGCGATGGGCAAGAACGAGGGTGCGATCAAGGCGCTCCAGTACCGGGCGGTCCGGGCCCTGGCGCGACTGCTTCCCGACGGCTTCCAACCGTAG